The following proteins come from a genomic window of Bartonella apihabitans:
- a CDS encoding glutathione S-transferase, translated as MYQLHIANKNYSSWSLRPWVLMKTLGIKFEEIRHSFKPDNFDQFKVFSPSAKVPVLIDENVTIWDSLAITEYLFESYASVWPEQRIARAWARSAAAEMHSSFQSLRTQCPMSVGVVAKLKQMTADLEKDIRRLDELFLSGLEEFSVRFWRGTSLLRLMHFSVRWLFVLEPTIFR; from the coding sequence ATGTACCAACTTCATATTGCTAACAAAAATTACTCCTCATGGTCACTAAGGCCATGGGTACTTATGAAAACTCTCGGTATAAAATTCGAGGAAATAAGGCATAGCTTCAAGCCGGATAATTTTGATCAGTTCAAGGTGTTTTCACCATCTGCAAAAGTTCCGGTTCTGATTGATGAAAATGTAACAATATGGGATAGTCTGGCGATAACGGAATATTTATTTGAAAGCTATGCTTCCGTTTGGCCGGAACAACGTATTGCCAGGGCGTGGGCGCGTTCGGCAGCCGCTGAAATGCATTCATCATTTCAATCGTTGCGTACCCAATGCCCGATGTCTGTCGGGGTTGTTGCAAAGTTGAAACAAATGACTGCGGATTTGGAAAAAGACATTCGCAGATTGGATGAATTATTTCTGTCAGGCCTTGAAGAATTTTCCGTCCGTTTCTGGCGGGGGACAAGTTTACTGCGGTTGATGCATTTTTCTGTCCGGTGGCTTTTCGTGTTAGAACCTACAATCTTCCGTTAA
- a CDS encoding TolC family outer membrane protein encodes MVKTKKALLSALLLSGVVFATQSVHAETLMGALAKAYTNNGNLNSERASARILDEDIAIAKSNFRPQIEGFGSYARGRSAATTYYTTTGSLGVQLSQKVFDGFVTKNTVASAEVKAQAQREYLRNTEQNMLVNAATAYANVFQYRQIAELRRQNLAALEEQVRADKAKLDVGEGTRTDLAQSEAARSVAVSELSLARADVKSAEAVYRQVIGADPDKLERPPVSKALPASPDAGYKIGAATYPAILYSKYLIDASSYNVKAKEGALLPQVDLSASTSYNQIYNGPGDGGRSNSVGVSINVPIYQGGRTSAQIRQSKEQLGQARIQLDLAQDSVRENMSSSWSQLEGARASVIAYRDSVRAAEIALDGRVQENRVGQATTLDVLNSRTQLIDAQISLVTAERNVVVASYNVQSAIGKMTAEQLGLRVVKYDPEEHNKAVKDKWIGVRTPDGR; translated from the coding sequence GTGGTGAAAACAAAAAAAGCTCTTTTGTCGGCTTTGTTGCTATCAGGCGTTGTTTTTGCAACGCAATCGGTGCATGCCGAAACGCTAATGGGGGCTCTCGCCAAAGCTTACACGAACAATGGCAATTTGAACAGTGAAAGAGCAAGTGCTCGTATTCTTGACGAGGATATAGCTATTGCTAAATCGAATTTCCGCCCACAGATTGAGGGGTTTGGCTCCTATGCGCGTGGGCGCAGCGCTGCTACAACTTACTATACAACCACCGGTTCACTGGGTGTTCAATTAAGCCAGAAAGTCTTTGATGGCTTTGTTACCAAGAACACGGTTGCTTCGGCAGAGGTCAAGGCACAGGCGCAACGGGAATATCTTCGAAATACCGAGCAGAATATGCTGGTAAATGCAGCAACTGCTTATGCCAATGTTTTCCAATATCGCCAAATTGCAGAATTGCGCCGTCAGAACCTTGCAGCACTTGAAGAACAGGTTCGTGCTGATAAAGCAAAACTTGATGTCGGTGAAGGAACGCGTACAGATTTGGCGCAATCGGAAGCAGCCCGTTCTGTTGCAGTATCCGAACTTAGTCTTGCACGTGCCGATGTCAAATCGGCCGAAGCAGTCTATCGGCAGGTTATCGGGGCTGATCCGGACAAGTTGGAGCGGCCTCCGGTTTCCAAAGCTCTGCCGGCCTCGCCGGATGCAGGATACAAAATCGGTGCAGCGACTTACCCTGCGATTCTCTATTCAAAATATCTGATTGATGCGAGCTCCTATAATGTGAAAGCAAAGGAAGGTGCTTTGCTTCCTCAGGTGGATTTATCGGCAAGCACTTCCTATAACCAGATTTATAATGGCCCTGGTGATGGTGGACGGTCCAACTCTGTTGGCGTTTCCATTAATGTTCCTATCTATCAGGGCGGACGTACTTCGGCCCAAATCCGGCAGTCAAAAGAACAACTCGGGCAAGCAAGAATCCAGTTGGATCTTGCTCAGGATAGTGTTCGCGAAAATATGTCCTCTTCCTGGTCGCAACTGGAAGGCGCTCGTGCTTCGGTTATCGCTTATCGTGACAGTGTTCGTGCTGCTGAAATTGCTCTTGATGGTCGGGTACAGGAAAATCGCGTTGGTCAAGCGACAACTCTGGATGTTTTGAATTCACGCACCCAGCTTATTGATGCACAGATTTCTCTGGTTACGGCCGAACGGAATGTTGTAGTCGCAAGCTATAATGTCCAGTCTGCAATTGGTAAAATGACAGCCGAACAATTAGGCTTGCGTGTCGTTAAATATGATCCGGAAGAACACAACAAGGCCGTGAAGGATAAATGGATTGGTGTGCGTACACCGGACGGTCGCTAA
- a CDS encoding autotransporter outer membrane beta-barrel domain-containing protein — translation MNNKCFRTTVSAFALILAFSGTNTTNAWAEDVVYNGTQEEYDRYLGADGKTFVVPTNDIQNNTLTIDNPYNLTGDDYKAPYDVAGASGGVQGASDNTVNIKGTARINRDVYGAVVDGGDYVAERNTVIITGGQIDRDVIGGFSKQGSANNNIVVQSGGTVVDNLTGGQGATGASNNSVIIRGGTETGIIFGGSSKSGYIKNNSVLVEGGSFGIGSDIYGGYSSGDTGIVDGNTVTMTTGEIRAVVSGGWTYSKAAVINNKVIIYGSAKVGTVMGGRASSSSSGNSVSMSGTSYVTYQVYGGYNVGQNGAAKNNLVKISGDADVGQVLGGVTTSRSNGIAQGNQVVIELGHVRGINAEGVIGGQSQGGSASQNTVKMSGGTIEGHIFGGRSLYNKVDNPSAVSVSGNQVIITGGMALKNVIGGNADTSGNVTDNVVTISGDTTIVNGYLTGGFSGSGDVSGNTVNVSGGSVSEYVHGGDAINGRADRNIINVTGGSVGSEIFGGRANKGADSNQVFVSDVTANGQIIAGYSTNSSVTNNVVVVKNSTVPWEIYAGYSSTTGNAEGNSLTISYHASVHDVISGYAKNGLAINNTLVVSSNSTVDTFAIAGVTENGNASGNSLIVKNGAQLADYGGGGKTLIGDATNNSVSIENATINGNVYGGYTSNGNATDNLITLTGEHVKIGGIVYGGFFDGEVRSSTDVFTGNTLNLVHFRGDLVGIENVENYNWVLPKDVVNNETLINITGDTPVNLANTTHKVAIDNDGSRLRVDDKITLIDKTANGPLISHMEVKQGNFIIYDMKAEQSGNGYVLTTLNSRQIGEEKPDDNDSNANGESGNRELAGRLNPQTKAFSEGRAASLGFLNQGADLIANAGIRSARSSVAEAGNNPWQMNLMPFFVIDGSSNRYKTGSHADVDGFNMAVGLATGFELADKHPVTLGAFFEYGRGTYDTYNSFANYASVHGDGDTHYTGGGVLGRIDFAGTGLGWVNKLEAGQADGLYAEASFRAGHIDTDFDTDDLLGEFGQGSDYDSGADYYGLHGGVGYVMNFDERNSVDVYGRYFWTRIDSETVDVGRDRLHFDEADSSRLRIGTRYTMIYNQQLKPYVGIAYDHEFDGEVAARAYGLKLDKPSLEGDTGIVEAGISMKPVSTIDALSVDVTGQGFIGRREGGGGGIKIKYQF, via the coding sequence ATGAATAATAAATGTTTTCGTACGACAGTGTCGGCTTTTGCGTTGATATTGGCATTTTCAGGGACAAATACAACGAATGCATGGGCTGAAGATGTCGTGTATAATGGTACCCAAGAGGAATATGACAGATATCTCGGTGCTGATGGTAAAACCTTCGTCGTTCCGACCAATGACATTCAGAACAATACGCTTACCATAGATAACCCGTATAATTTGACAGGCGACGATTATAAAGCTCCCTATGACGTGGCAGGGGCATCGGGGGGTGTTCAAGGTGCTTCGGATAACACCGTTAATATCAAGGGAACCGCCAGAATCAACAGGGACGTGTATGGAGCAGTCGTGGACGGTGGCGACTATGTTGCTGAACGTAATACGGTTATTATAACCGGTGGCCAAATCGATCGCGACGTTATAGGTGGTTTTTCCAAGCAGGGTAGTGCTAACAATAACATTGTTGTGCAGTCAGGGGGAACTGTTGTCGACAATCTCACCGGTGGACAAGGAGCAACGGGTGCATCCAACAATAGCGTGATAATCAGAGGAGGAACAGAAACAGGGATTATTTTTGGAGGTTCTTCGAAGAGCGGGTATATAAAAAATAATTCTGTTTTGGTTGAGGGCGGCAGCTTTGGTATTGGATCGGATATTTACGGGGGCTATAGCAGCGGTGATACGGGTATAGTTGACGGCAATACGGTGACTATGACGACCGGCGAGATAAGGGCTGTTGTCTCTGGTGGCTGGACTTACAGTAAAGCAGCTGTCATCAATAATAAGGTCATTATATATGGATCGGCAAAAGTAGGTACCGTTATGGGAGGGCGTGCCAGTAGCTCTTCTTCCGGAAATAGCGTAAGCATGTCAGGCACCAGTTATGTAACATATCAGGTTTATGGCGGATACAATGTCGGACAAAATGGCGCAGCAAAAAATAATCTGGTGAAAATTTCGGGCGATGCTGATGTTGGACAAGTTTTGGGCGGCGTAACAACAAGTCGTAGTAATGGCATAGCGCAGGGAAACCAGGTTGTAATCGAGTTGGGGCACGTCAGAGGCATTAATGCCGAAGGTGTTATTGGCGGGCAATCACAGGGTGGCTCGGCGTCACAAAATACGGTTAAAATGTCGGGAGGGACGATAGAGGGACATATCTTTGGCGGACGTTCACTGTATAATAAAGTCGATAATCCAAGTGCTGTCAGTGTGTCAGGTAATCAGGTTATCATTACCGGTGGAATGGCTCTGAAAAATGTTATTGGAGGTAACGCAGATACATCCGGTAATGTGACAGATAATGTCGTTACCATAAGTGGCGACACAACAATAGTAAATGGCTATCTGACTGGCGGATTTAGCGGATCGGGTGATGTCTCCGGTAACACTGTCAATGTAAGCGGGGGTTCTGTTAGCGAATACGTTCACGGCGGAGATGCAATAAATGGTCGTGCAGATCGTAACATTATAAATGTTACGGGTGGGTCTGTTGGAAGTGAAATTTTTGGCGGGCGAGCTAATAAGGGTGCTGATAGCAATCAGGTTTTTGTTTCCGACGTAACGGCTAACGGGCAGATTATAGCGGGCTATTCAACAAATAGCTCGGTCACAAATAATGTTGTAGTGGTTAAAAATTCGACTGTTCCTTGGGAAATTTATGCAGGCTATTCTTCAACAACGGGTAATGCCGAAGGTAATTCACTTACGATTTCTTATCATGCATCAGTTCATGATGTCATTAGTGGTTATGCAAAAAATGGTTTGGCAATAAACAATACTTTAGTGGTGAGCTCGAATTCCACAGTTGATACATTTGCCATAGCAGGCGTTACTGAAAATGGTAATGCAAGCGGAAATTCACTCATTGTTAAGAATGGAGCGCAGTTGGCTGATTATGGCGGCGGCGGTAAAACACTTATTGGTGATGCGACAAATAACAGCGTGTCGATTGAAAATGCGACTATTAATGGCAATGTTTATGGTGGTTATACGTCAAATGGCAATGCCACGGATAATTTGATCACTTTAACAGGTGAACATGTAAAAATCGGCGGCATCGTTTATGGTGGTTTTTTTGACGGCGAGGTCAGATCGTCCACGGATGTTTTTACCGGCAATACATTGAACCTCGTTCACTTCCGCGGTGATCTGGTGGGCATTGAAAACGTAGAAAATTACAATTGGGTTCTGCCAAAGGATGTCGTCAATAATGAGACTTTGATTAACATCACCGGCGACACCCCTGTTAATCTTGCCAATACGACGCATAAAGTTGCAATTGACAACGATGGTAGTCGTTTACGAGTTGACGACAAAATTACGCTTATTGATAAAACTGCTAATGGGCCGCTTATCTCTCATATGGAAGTTAAACAGGGTAACTTCATCATCTATGACATGAAGGCAGAACAATCCGGTAATGGTTATGTTCTAACCACTCTGAATAGTCGGCAAATTGGAGAAGAAAAACCTGACGATAATGACAGCAACGCTAACGGCGAAAGCGGTAATCGCGAGCTTGCGGGTCGTCTGAACCCGCAAACGAAAGCATTTTCGGAAGGACGTGCTGCATCTCTGGGCTTCTTGAATCAAGGGGCGGATTTGATAGCTAATGCCGGTATTCGTTCAGCCAGAAGTTCTGTTGCAGAGGCTGGCAATAATCCATGGCAGATGAATTTGATGCCGTTCTTTGTTATTGACGGTAGCTCGAACCGTTACAAGACAGGAAGTCATGCAGATGTTGACGGTTTCAATATGGCTGTCGGCTTGGCAACCGGCTTTGAACTTGCAGACAAACATCCGGTAACGCTCGGCGCATTCTTCGAATATGGCCGCGGTACATATGACACCTATAACAGCTTTGCCAATTATGCATCTGTTCATGGTGACGGGGACACACACTATACAGGTGGTGGTGTTCTTGGCCGGATTGATTTTGCCGGTACAGGCTTGGGGTGGGTTAACAAGCTTGAAGCAGGTCAGGCAGACGGACTTTATGCGGAAGCATCATTCCGTGCCGGTCATATAGATACCGATTTCGACACAGATGACTTGTTGGGCGAATTCGGCCAAGGGAGCGATTACGACAGTGGGGCGGACTATTACGGCCTACATGGTGGTGTCGGTTATGTCATGAATTTCGACGAACGTAATTCGGTTGACGTCTATGGCCGCTATTTCTGGACGAGAATTGATAGCGAAACCGTTGATGTCGGTCGTGACCGTTTGCACTTTGACGAAGCAGATAGTTCACGTTTACGCATCGGCACAAGATATACAATGATTTATAACCAACAGCTCAAACCATATGTTGGTATTGCTTACGATCATGAATTTGATGGTGAAGTTGCAGCCCGTGCTTATGGATTGAAACTGGACAAGCCGTCGCTTGAAGGTGACACAGGCATTGTGGAGGCAGGTATTTCGATGAAGCCTGTAAGCACGATTGATGCATTGAGTGTTGATGTCACCGGTCAGGGCTTCATTGGTAGACGTGAAGGCGGCGGTGGCGGTATTAAGATCAAATACCAGTTCTGA
- a CDS encoding DUF2497 domain-containing protein, giving the protein MKVLAARIGLKKDSNQNVADAGAEDAFSNDVSAPSALRQKPVDEPLQSSFQQQNTVNEAPQDFNNRPTDLAGNADLAGGQQIAPDNRNYQQMQSADLSARQDVETAADNATNTEVNNEDIYSDIHFSPEFWNHVNALAEETLRPILVQWLQKRWPALVEKILREEISGAFKRNFPSDQG; this is encoded by the coding sequence ATGAAGGTACTGGCCGCACGGATAGGGCTAAAAAAAGACAGCAATCAAAACGTGGCTGATGCTGGTGCTGAAGATGCTTTTTCAAATGATGTATCCGCGCCATCGGCTCTTCGTCAAAAACCGGTTGATGAGCCATTACAATCCTCTTTCCAACAGCAAAACACTGTCAATGAGGCTCCGCAGGATTTTAATAACCGGCCTACCGATTTAGCGGGTAATGCCGACTTAGCCGGTGGACAACAGATTGCACCGGACAACAGGAATTATCAACAGATGCAAAGCGCAGATTTGTCAGCTCGGCAGGATGTTGAAACGGCTGCCGATAACGCGACAAATACGGAAGTGAATAATGAGGATATTTATTCCGATATTCATTTCAGCCCTGAATTTTGGAACCATGTTAATGCTCTGGCCGAAGAAACTCTGAGGCCAATTCTTGTACAATGGCTGCAAAAACGTTGGCCTGCTCTTGTCGAGAAAATCTTGCGTGAAGAAATTAGTGGCGCATTCAAGAGAAATTTTCCGTCCGATCAGGGATAA